In Legionella cardiaca, a genomic segment contains:
- a CDS encoding NAD(P)/FAD-dependent oxidoreductase produces MSVRTQHHILVVGGGAGGLELVTKLGQNLGKQGKARITLIDEQPIHLWKPLLHEVAAGSLDSNIDQVNYYAHAADNYYHYQPGTMEGLERDKKRILLAALVDENGEELVPKRFLSYDTLVLAVGSLSNDFNVPGVRQHCLSLDNLDQANLFQRKYLNKLLCTQYGPPSLHPTFNIVIVGGGATGVELAAELHNSLRQAETYGLDHETIRLAQITLIESAPRILSPLPEAIATAVTQRLKSLDIAVYTNETVTRATEHGIYTKSGQFHPSDLCVWAAGIKAPDFLASLNGLETDQINRLIVNSTLQTTRDENIFALGDCANFIDPKLGIPVPPRAQSAHQQACILAKSLKNRLNNKPLIDFKYHDRGSLVTLSCYDTFGNIGFHKIQHFIGGKIAQYVYRSLYFMHLSSLYGFFGACTVRKAKKLLIKTRPRLKLHFSKN; encoded by the coding sequence ATGAGTGTCCGAACACAACATCATATTCTTGTTGTCGGTGGAGGGGCTGGAGGGCTTGAACTAGTCACCAAACTAGGACAAAACTTAGGCAAGCAAGGAAAAGCCAGAATTACTTTGATTGACGAGCAGCCTATTCATCTGTGGAAACCCCTACTTCATGAAGTTGCTGCAGGTTCTCTTGATTCCAATATTGATCAAGTCAATTATTATGCCCATGCTGCAGACAATTATTATCATTACCAACCCGGCACAATGGAAGGTCTGGAAAGAGATAAAAAACGAATCTTGCTAGCGGCACTGGTAGATGAAAATGGCGAAGAACTAGTTCCTAAACGCTTCTTAAGCTACGATACATTGGTATTAGCGGTGGGTAGCTTAAGCAATGATTTCAATGTTCCTGGGGTTAGGCAACATTGTTTATCGCTTGATAATCTTGACCAGGCAAATTTATTTCAAAGAAAATACCTCAACAAACTTCTCTGCACGCAGTATGGACCTCCATCACTACACCCCACTTTTAATATTGTAATTGTCGGTGGTGGCGCTACGGGAGTTGAGTTAGCTGCGGAACTTCATAACAGTTTACGACAAGCTGAAACTTATGGTTTAGATCATGAGACGATTCGATTAGCTCAAATTACTTTAATTGAAAGTGCCCCTCGAATTTTATCACCTTTACCTGAGGCTATAGCCACAGCAGTTACCCAACGCTTAAAGTCTCTTGATATTGCTGTCTACACGAATGAAACAGTTACTCGTGCGACTGAACACGGCATCTATACCAAGAGCGGGCAATTTCATCCTTCTGATTTGTGTGTTTGGGCTGCTGGCATTAAGGCGCCTGATTTTTTAGCCAGCCTCAATGGCTTAGAAACAGATCAAATTAACCGCTTAATTGTTAATTCAACACTGCAAACAACTCGAGATGAAAATATCTTTGCTCTGGGTGATTGTGCTAATTTTATTGATCCAAAGCTTGGCATCCCCGTCCCACCTAGAGCCCAATCTGCTCATCAACAGGCTTGTATCCTAGCGAAATCACTTAAAAATCGACTCAATAATAAGCCATTGATTGATTTTAAATATCACGATCGAGGATCGTTGGTTACCTTAAGTTGCTATGACACATTTGGAAATATAGGCTTCCATAAAATACAACATTTTATCGGTGGCAAAATAGCACAATACGTTTATCGTTCATTGTATTTTATGCATTTATCGTCATTATATGGCTTTTTTGGCGCCTGTACGGTAAGAAAGGCAAAAAAATTGCTTATAAAAACAAGACCACGGTTAAAGTTGCACTTTAGCAAAAATTAA
- a CDS encoding alpha/beta fold hydrolase — MKLNYVACTSQEGFHKIAYSEWGHAELDNSAIICVHGLTRNRCDFDHLAQFLSAQGRHVFCPDVVGRGDSSWFKNPKHYNYQQYIADMTTLIARTGAEKIDWIGTSMGGLIGMALASLPDTPIRSLVLNDIGPQIPVQALWRLSQYVSKHPEFSNVEEAKKYFKIIYESFGNLSDEQWNYLTIHSIKEQAPGIYVSKLDPHIKGSKPSGQLVKEFFTNPHRALEGIFFDIDLWYLWQNVKCPVLVIRGKNSDMLLPEYIKRMQRAHPHVDVIEVENAGHAPMLFENKEQEQIANWLKASLA, encoded by the coding sequence ATGAAGCTAAATTATGTTGCCTGCACATCACAAGAGGGATTTCATAAAATTGCTTATTCCGAATGGGGGCATGCTGAATTAGACAATTCAGCGATTATTTGCGTTCATGGTTTAACGCGCAATCGCTGTGATTTCGATCATCTCGCACAATTTTTAAGTGCACAAGGCCGTCATGTATTTTGTCCTGATGTTGTCGGTCGCGGAGACAGCAGCTGGTTTAAAAATCCAAAACATTATAATTATCAACAATATATTGCAGATATGACCACGCTTATTGCAAGAACGGGGGCAGAAAAAATAGATTGGATTGGCACCTCTATGGGAGGGCTGATTGGCATGGCACTCGCCTCTTTGCCTGACACACCTATTCGTTCATTGGTTTTAAATGATATTGGACCACAAATTCCCGTTCAGGCTTTATGGCGATTAAGCCAATATGTTAGTAAACATCCTGAATTTAGTAATGTAGAAGAAGCAAAAAAATATTTCAAAATTATTTATGAAAGCTTTGGTAATTTAAGCGATGAACAGTGGAATTATCTAACAATCCATAGTATCAAAGAGCAAGCTCCGGGCATTTATGTCTCTAAATTAGACCCTCATATTAAAGGATCCAAACCAAGTGGCCAATTAGTAAAAGAGTTTTTCACAAACCCTCATCGAGCCCTGGAAGGTATTTTCTTCGATATTGATCTTTGGTACCTATGGCAAAATGTCAAATGCCCAGTTTTGGTAATTCGCGGTAAAAATTCAGACATGCTTTTGCCAGAATACATCAAACGCATGCAAAGAGCCCATCCGCATGTCGACGTTATCGAGGTGGAAAATGCCGGACATGCCCCGATGCTATTTGAAAATAAGGAACAGGAACAAATTGCTAATTGGCTCAAAGCATCACTTGCATAG